A window of Exiguobacterium sp. FSL W8-0210 genomic DNA:
GCTTGCCACGTCTCTTACTCGGATTGTTGCTCGGAGCGAATCTTGCCGTTGCAGGGGCAATCATGCAAGCCGTGACACGAAATCCGCTCGCTTCACCGCAAGTCTTTGGTGTCAATGCCGGTGCGTCATTTCTCGTCGTCTTAAGCCTGCTCGTCTTTCCGTCGCTCGGAACGGCAAATTTGATCTACTTCGCCTTTGCCGGTGCCTTAGTCGGTGGAGTGCTTGTCTTTTCGTTCGCCTCCGTTCGCGGGATGACAGCATTAAAACTTGCCCTCGTCGGGATGGCGATTCATCTCTTGTTAACGTCGCTGACGAAAGGCTTGATTCTCTTTAACGACCGGATCACGAACGTCTTGTACTGGTTGTCCGGTTCGCTCAGTGACGCGAACTGGCTTGAACTCCGGATCGTCTTACCGTGGTCGATTGCCGGCTTGCTTCTTGCGTCGAGTCTCGCGAAATCGCTCGCTGTCTTCCAACTGGGACAAGACGTCGCGGTCGGTCTCGGTCAAAAAGTGACGCGAATTCGATTACTTGCTGGGATCAGCGTCGTCTTACTCGCAGGCGTCACCGTTGCCGGCGCCGGAGCGATCGGTTTCATTGGATTAATGGTTCCGCACATCACGCGGCGCCTCGTCGGGGAAGATTACCGGATTGTTCTGCCGGTCGCTGCCGTCATCGGTGGACTTCTGCTGACGTATGCCGATGTCCTCGCGCGGTTCATCGCCTATCCGTATGAGTCACCGGTCGGCATCGTGACGTCATTGCTCGGTGCACCATTCTTCCTTGTTCTGGCGCGTCGTCAGATGAAAGGGGGATTACGATGAAAGACATGCGTCGGATTTTGATTGTTGCGGTGCTCGTGTTCTTCGCGAGTTTTGCCTTACTGTCGGTCGGCTCGATTCAGTTATCGTTATCGGATCTATGGCAGTCGTTCTTTGGTGGAAAGGATGCCTTCATCGTTCAAAATTATCGTCTGCCGCGAACTGTCCTTGCTTTCTTAGCAGGTGCGAGTTTCTCACTTGCCGGAGTCATCTTACAAAGTGTCATCCGTAATCCATTGATTTCGCCTGACGTGATCGGTGTGACGAATGGTGCGTCACTGTTCGCCGTCTTAACGATTGCCCTCGTGCCGGATGGTCCGCTCTTGTTAACACCAATCGCTGCTTTCATCGGAGCAGCACTCGTCATGCTGGCATTGATGATGCTTGAGCGGGGCGGGAATGTCTCCCGCAGTTCGTTTGCGTTGCTTGGTATCGCGGTCAGCGCGATTTGTGCCTCCGGGACGGAATACTTGTTGATCAAGTTTCCACTTCAGACAAACGATTCACTCGTCTGGCTCGCTGGGAGTCTGTTCGGGAAAGGATGGCAAGAAATGATGATCTTAACGCCCGTGCTCGTCGTGATAGGTGCAATCATCTTCTATCGCCATCGTCAACTTGATGTCTTATCACTCAGCGAAGAAGTCAGTATCGGTCTCGGATTACCAATTCAGAGGACGCGGCACATCTTCTTGGCGCTCGCGGTCATTCTAGCTGGTGTTGCCGTCGCGACGGTCGGTGCGATTGCTTTCATCGGACTGATTGCGCCACATATGGCACGGCGTCTCGTTGGTCATAAGCATCTTGCTGTGTTGCCGATGGCGCTGTTGCTCGGCGGAGGGTTACTCGTCGTCGCGGATGCGCTCGGTCGAGGGATACATCCACCACTTGAAATACCAGCCGGATTGATCACAGCGATCGTCGGTGTGCCGTATTTCCTGTATCTTTTACGGAGAGAACGGACGGCATGATGTTCAATCTACCAAAATGGAGTCCTAGCGATTACGCGAAGGACTCCATTTTTATGAAAGGAAAGAAGTACGCACTTGACGAATCATTGAACTGCTCCCTGTCAAGTAGACAGGACAAATAATAAAAATCCTTTAAACGGCTTGCGCTCTGTATTCTAATGGAGCCAAGCCGTTTAATCGTTGTTGATATCGTTCTTCATTGTAGAAGTAAATATATTTCTGGATTGCGAGTCGGAGTTCGTCGAACTCCGCAAACTTATGTAGATAATAACTTTCGCACTTCAACGCTCCCCAAAAGGACTCCATCGGTCCGTTATCAATACATCTTCCAACCCGAGACATACTTTGTGTAATGCCTGCCACGCGTGTCATATGACGAAACGCATGAGAAGTATATTGAAATCCTCGATCACTATGAAGCAAGGGACGACTTCCGGATGCGCCCTGTAGGGCGTGTTCAAGAGTATCGAACACAAGCTGATTATTATTGGAATGCCCAAGAACGAAGGCACGGATGGATCCATCATATAGGTCCAGAATGGCGCTCAAATACGCCTTCTGAGAGGCGCCATACTTCAGTTCCGTGACATCCGTCACCCATTTTTGGTTCGGTCCTGCGGCGTTGAAATCACGGTTCAGAATGTTCTCTGCAGTCTGTTGAGGGCGATTACGAATATACAAAGGACGTTTCCGGCGTATGACGCAATGAATACCGGCGACATGCATCAGGCGACGGACACGCTTCGCGTTGACGTTTCTTCCGAAACGACGTTTCAGGTTCAATGTCATCCGTCGGTAGCCATAGATTCCGTTCACCGTAAGGTGGATCTCGTTCATCTCTTCGATGATTTTCATGTTCTCCGTCTCACGAGTCTGTGGTATACCAATCCGGCGTAACCACTTGTAGTAGGCAGCGCGCGAGACTCCAGCGAGGTGACACAGGGCGATGATCGGGTAACCAAATTGCTCTACCGATGATTGAATGGCTTCATATTTATCTTGAAGACGAATTTGACTTAACGTGACCTCCTCTCGATCTCCTCTAACTTTTTTAAGAAATCGTTCTCCATGCGTAGACGCTCATTTTCTTTCTCGAGTCGTTTCAGATCCAACGCCAAACGGTCTGTATCCGTCAATTCTTCTACTGGCTTCTGACGTCCGCGACGGTCCATCAGTGCGTCGATTCCGTCCTTCTCGAACTTTCTTACCCAGCTATAAATTTGTTGGTACGAGACCCGATGGGTCTTCATGATGCTTTGATAGTCTTTTCTGTTCTGTATACAGTCCATGACTGCCTGGACACGCTCTTCGAATGTAGTGGTTCTACCTTTAGTCATAGTGGATCGCTCCTTCAATGGTTTCCCTTGAGTACTATGACTAGTATACCTCTCTATCCACTTCGCAAGTAGGCTTCTATCCGAGATATCAAACCGTGCCGTAGCGCTAATAAGCGATTCCTTTTGGTCGAGTACTGCACGTATAGCCTTCATCTTCAGTTCTTCCGGATAACGCGTCCACTCTGTTCGATTACGAAGTGCCATGGAGCCGCCCGTACGATATTTTGTCCTCCATCTATTTAAGGTGGTGACTGAAAGCTCGAAGAGCGAGGCAATCGATTTGATCGAGTCGATTCGGTCTTCACACATCTTAATAATTCGTAGTTTTTCATCTGACGAAAACTTAGATTTAGTCATAGAAAAAGCTCCCTTCAAAAAGTAGACAGTTTTTGTTATTTCAACTGTCTACTTTTTGGGGAGCATATCACATGGCGACATCTTTCTATATTTATTTGGCTTCAAGTTGGTTTGATTTTTCTACTTCCTCTTTATACTTTTCTAAAAATTCATCAACTGAAACGTTATTAGCGTTTGGATTCGATTTAATTGTTAATTTACTCGAAGAAATCGATGTGCTTTGATCGTCTACATGTGATGGAATTTCAAGTACCAACTGATCACCTAAACCCGTTTCAAGACCACTTTTTCCGAAGTTAAAAGTTCTTGTGACATACGCTTCAGCATAATTTTTTTGATTCTCTGAATAGACTTTGACATCAGAAATGTTGTATTTGAATGAATTCAGCTGAATTTTATCGACTTCCGTAGTGGATAGAAAAATCAATACAGCCTCGTCCCCTTCAGATAACTTTGAAAGATTAGTATGCGCTAACGGAGTATTGTTTAAAAAATCTGCTTTTTGTTGCTCAAGCACTGTAGTGAAAAAATTGAAGGCTTGTTCCTCTGTGATGCTACTCTTAGATTTTTCTTGTGCAACATTAGAATCGGCAATCGCATTACTCCATAAGAAACCAGCATATAGGATGACACCTAAAGTGAGGGATGAAAAAATAGTTTTTTTCACGATCGCGACCTCTTTCTATTGTTTGATTCATGTTATTATATAACAAAAAACAAAAAAAAGGAAATGGTGTAAAAATGAGTGAATCGAATTTTAAGAAAAAAAGGAAAAAGAAATTTTTGGCACTATTTTTAGGAGTTATAGCCCTCATTGTATTACTCATGCCGGTACTATCACCTATTCTGTTTACGGATGCTACGCCTAAAGGTGCTCTTAGACACGAACTATACAAACAAGGCTATTACTACCAAAATTATTTTGCGATCATTACGGAACAAGATCCTGTTGCAGAACGGTACCATATGTTTTGGTATGATTGGAAAAGTGAAACGGGAGGAACACCTTTTATCTGTTATTCAAAGAAGGTCAACGCGGAAAAGTATGCTGTTTCCTGCGGTACGGGTCCTTAATTGATATCATAAACAATTTGATCAGGCTAGCAGTGCATCGTATTTAATCGGTGTCAGGTAGCCTGATTTTTCTTTACTTCATTGTCCGTCATAGAGATGTCTTTATGCAGAGCGGATTTCTGAACTTAGATTCAAGAAGATTTCTTCCAAGGATACTTCCTCGACTTCGAGTCGATAGACGTTAACCTGTTGCGAGACGAGGTAGCTATTGATATTAGCAATATCGTGTTCACAATGGACGTTGACGTCTTTCGCAAGTGTCGACAACTTGGTCTGCAGATGTTGTCGTATATCATTGTCGAGCGGTGCATGTTTTACATGAACGGTGATGTTCTTCTCATGGTGTTCCCGCAACTCATCCATCGTGCCTTGCGTCTGAATTGATTTATTTGCATATTGCTTATTAAAGTGTCCAAAATATTTTCTTAGTCTCGATATAGTTCCTTTAAGAGACAACTTGACTTTTGAAAGAGATCGTTATTTTTCAATTTACTACTTTCGTCATTTTAAGGTCATGATTTCTAATACATTACATGAATATACGTTAATTAATATAAAACGACTCCAATTCATACGGTGATATTCTTCCACCCTTTTATTAATAAAAGGAGCAAATGACTTTAAACACCTCATCACAGAATCTGTGAATAGATAAGGGTCATAGATGATTACATCACGCTGAATTCATAAATCTCAATTCGAAAATAACTATAAAATTGAAGTGTGAGTAAGAATAGAAAAACAGGCAGTGAAAGTATAGGAAAAGAACAAATAACATGATAATTTAAGAATATATTACATAATCTAAAAAAAAGTGAGTGGAAAAAATGAAGCGTAAAACGATGACGTTCTTAACAGCACTGAGTGTTATCTTAACCAGCTCCTTTATGTACGAGGCATTTGCAGAGGGAAAACAAAAGGCACTGACTCCACAACAAAAAAACCAATATTATCAGCAGTATGCGGTTATTCTTCGTACTATTAATTTGCATCATCCAGATACAAATTTAAAACTCGTCGACAAAAAATCCTTTAAGGCAAATGATTGGGTGACGCCGAACCGTTTTCGAAAGATAGCGAAAGATCGAGTCAAAGTAGAGTTCGCATCGACGTTCGATTTCTCAAAGAAAGAATCCACATCTAAATCAAAAACGATTCATGCGAAGGGGACATCATTTGCCATTTCGATCACTGGTACATTTGATACCGCACTTCGTGAGGAGGCAGGAAGGCAAGTCTTTAAAACTGTTACGTCTATGACGTCAACCGCTTCATCGAGTAAGGGGACATGGAGACAGCTTGGCTATACCGCTACTTTGATGGATGGCGGAAGAACATACGATGTGACAGTCGGTGGAGAATTCATTCAACATGGTATTTCTTCCACACATAACATTCCTCTGGAGTTTTATTGTAGTGCAGAAGGTGTGATCAATTAGTTCAAAGTAGCAGGGGAAGAGACATTGATATGTATCCTATTAAGCAGTAAAAAAGAAGCTTACATGATGTGTAAGTGTCTTTTTTATTGCTTTTGTACGTGGAGAAGGAGATTCAATCGACTTGTGATTTCGACATTTTTTCACAAAAATCATACGTATGATATACTAATTTATGTAAAATTGTAAAAGAGGTGAATGACATGGATGATAAAACACAAAAAATCTTACGTATGTGGCTGAGTATT
This region includes:
- a CDS encoding FecCD family ABC transporter permease codes for the protein MKDMRRILIVAVLVFFASFALLSVGSIQLSLSDLWQSFFGGKDAFIVQNYRLPRTVLAFLAGASFSLAGVILQSVIRNPLISPDVIGVTNGASLFAVLTIALVPDGPLLLTPIAAFIGAALVMLALMMLERGGNVSRSSFALLGIAVSAICASGTEYLLIKFPLQTNDSLVWLAGSLFGKGWQEMMILTPVLVVIGAIIFYRHRQLDVLSLSEEVSIGLGLPIQRTRHIFLALAVILAGVAVATVGAIAFIGLIAPHMARRLVGHKHLAVLPMALLLGGGLLVVADALGRGIHPPLEIPAGLITAIVGVPYFLYLLRRERTA
- a CDS encoding ATP-binding protein DrrA1-3 family domain-containing protein codes for the protein MDELREHHEKNITVHVKHAPLDNDIRQHLQTKLSTLAKDVNVHCEHDIANINSYLVSQQVNVYRLEVEEVSLEEIFLNLSSEIRSA
- a CDS encoding FecCD family ABC transporter permease, with protein sequence MQRKRLIFVLLLLGCLAVYSSLFFGITQMNPIHLVQEWISGTTSKAGLVLTNLRLPRLLLGLLLGANLAVAGAIMQAVTRNPLASPQVFGVNAGASFLVVLSLLVFPSLGTANLIYFAFAGALVGGVLVFSFASVRGMTALKLALVGMAIHLLLTSLTKGLILFNDRITNVLYWLSGSLSDANWLELRIVLPWSIAGLLLASSLAKSLAVFQLGQDVAVGLGQKVTRIRLLAGISVVLLAGVTVAGAGAIGFIGLMVPHITRRLVGEDYRIVLPVAAVIGGLLLTYADVLARFIAYPYESPVGIVTSLLGAPFFLVLARRQMKGGLR
- a CDS encoding IS3 family transposase (programmed frameshift) gives rise to the protein MTKSKFSSDEKLRIIKMCEDRIDSIKSIASLFELSVTTLNRWRTKYRTGGSMALRNRTEWTRYPEELKMKAIRAVLDQKESLISATARFDISDRSLLAKWIERYTSHSTQGKPLKERSTMTKGRTTTFEERVQAVMDCIQNRKDYQSIMKTHRVSYQQIYSWVRKFEKDGIDALMDRRGRQKPVEELTDTDRLALDLKRLEKENERLRMEKRFLKKVRGDREEVTLSQIRLQDKYEAIQSSVEQFGYPIIALCHLAGVSRAAYYKWLRRIGIPQTRETENMKIIEEMNEIHLTVNGIYGYRRMTLNLKRRFGRNVNAKRVRRLMHVAGIHCVIRRKRPLYIRNRPQQTAENILNRDFNAAGPNQKWVTDVTELKYGASQKAYLSAILDLYDGSIRAFVLGHSNNNQLVFDTLEHALQGASGSRPLLHSDRGFQYTSHAFRHMTRVAGITQSMSRVGRCIDNGPMESFWGALKCESYYLHKFAEFDELRLAIQKYIYFYNEERYQQRLNGLAPLEYRAQAV